Genomic segment of Anaeromusa acidaminophila DSM 3853:
GAGATTTGGCGGGACAGCCAGGACAAATTCCTGTGTTCTATGCGCGAGAAGCATTTGCATTTGGAAGGACGTTGTGGTGAGTGTCGTTATAAGATGTTTTGCGGTGGCTGCCGCATTCGGGCGGAAGCCGTGACCGGCGGCAATATTTGGGCGGAGGATCCGGCCTGTTATTTGACGGACTGGAAGGAGTGATCCTATGATCATTTCATGGAATACGACCCAAGAATGCAATATTCGCTGCGTGCATTGTTACCGAGACGCCGGATCTAAGCACGCGGAAGAGCTGGATACGACGGAAGGAAAAAAGCTTATTGAGCAAATTGCCAAAGCTGGTTTTAAAATTTTGATTCTTAGCGGCGGCGAACCTTTAATGCGCGCCGATATTTATGAGCTTATCCGTCATGCCAAAGAGCAGGGATTGCGCCCGGTTTTGGGAACAAACGGCATATTGATTACGCCGGAAGTGGCGGTGAAGCTCAAAGAGGCAGGCCTTGCACGGGCGGGAATTAGCTTGGATAGCGTTGATGCCGGACGACATGATGAATTTCGCAAATGGCCCGGCGCCTGGCAGGGCGCGGTTGACGGCATGGCCGCCTGTCGCTCTGCGGGCTTGCCGTTCCAAATTCATACTACTGCTATGAATTGGAACGAGCCGGAAATTACGGAACTCACCGATTTCGCAGTAAGCGCCGGTGCGGCAGGACATCATATTTTCTTCCTGGTGCCTGTAGGCCGGGGCAAGGATATTGAAGATACCTCCTTACACACGGAACAATACGAGTC
This window contains:
- the nirJ2 gene encoding putative heme d1 biosynthesis radical SAM protein NirJ2 — encoded protein: MIISWNTTQECNIRCVHCYRDAGSKHAEELDTTEGKKLIEQIAKAGFKILILSGGEPLMRADIYELIRHAKEQGLRPVLGTNGILITPEVAVKLKEAGLARAGISLDSVDAGRHDEFRKWPGAWQGAVDGMAACRSAGLPFQIHTTAMNWNEPEITELTDFAVSAGAAGHHIFFLVPVGRGKDIEDTSLHTEQYESLLGRILDKQQQVEIELKPTCAPQFMRIAKERGMKMRFTRGCLAGTAYCVIIPNGDVHPCPYLPMKVGNVRQTPFDEMWAKSEIFQDLRHQPLKGACGRCGYDDICGGCRARAYYYSDGDYLAEEPWCACGR